In Chroicocephalus ridibundus chromosome 4, bChrRid1.1, whole genome shotgun sequence, one genomic interval encodes:
- the PGA5 gene encoding pepsin A-5 isoform X1 has product MRSKPEGASPPAWHKHPRIPAPLVDPRVDGEPSACHSPPPHDNISLKDVVITAPGAVCLSYQGWWPNKPGRDIRSRAGTGGTFPVSIRLRRWLLAGTMKLLLLLGLVALGHGLVSRVPLRKGKSLRQTLREHGLLEKYLKQHPFDPAAKYFRSRIAAEPLQNYLDNEYFGTISIGTPAQEFTVVFDTGSSNLWVPSVYCSSPACSNHNRFNPAESSTFISTNESLYIAYGTGSMSGVLGYDTVTVANIEVLNQMFGLAETEPGAFFYYTPFDGILGLAFPSIASSGATPVFDNMMMQNLVAKDLFSVYLSKDERGGSFVLFGAIDPLYTTNGITWIPLSAETYWQIRMDSVSIGGEGIACAFGCQAIVDTGTSLLAVPDRALGAILSILGANSNGEISCSAASRLPSIVFHINGKAFPVPPRAYVLEVSIPPRGGTGRAWGGGSGQLVTTTMSPPQSNGYCTLGFQGMDVPTESGELWILGDVFIREYYVIFNRATNMVGLSRLP; this is encoded by the exons ATGCGGAGTAAACCGGAGGGTGCTTCTCCCCCAGCCTGGCACAAGCATCCCCGCATCCCGGCCCCGCTGGTTGACCCCAGGGTGGATGGAGAGCCCTCAGCTTgccattcccccccgccccacgacAACATTTCCCTTAAGGACGTTGTGATAACTGCCCCCGGAGCCGTTTGCCTTTCTTATCAGGGATGGTGGCCAAACAAGCCGGGACGGGATATAAGGAGCCGGGCTGGGACGGGTGGCACATTCCCTGTGTCCATTCGCCTCAGGCGCTGGCTGTTAGCAGGCACCATgaagctgctcctgctccttggcTTGGTGGCCCTGGGCCACGGCCTCGTCTCCAG GGTCCCTCTGAGGAAGGGCAAGTCCCTGCGGCAGACCCTGCGGGAGCACGGCTTGCTGGAGAAATACCTGAAGCAGCACCCCTTCGACCCGGCCGCCAAGTACTTCCGCTCCCGCATCGCCGCCGAGCCCCTGCAGAACTACCTGGAC AACGAGTACTTCGGCACCATCTCCATCGGGACCCCAGCCCAGGAGTTCACCGTCGTCTTTGACACCGGCTCCTCCAACCTGTGGGTGCCCTCGGTGTACTGCTCCAGCCCCGCCTGCA GCAACCACAACCGCTTCAACCCCGCGGAATCCTCCACCTTCATCAGCACTAACGAAAGCCTCTACATCGCCTACGGCACCGGCAGCATGTCCGGCGTCCTGGGCTACGACACCGTCACC GTGGCGAACATCGAGGTCCTCAATCAGATGTTCGGGCTGGCTGAGACCGAGCCCGGCGCTTTCTTCTACTACACCCCCTTCGATGGCATCCTGGGGCTGGCTTTCCCCAGCATCGCCTCTTCCGGGGCCACCCCTGTCTTCGATAACATGATGATGCAAAACCTCGTGGCCAAGGACCTCTTCTCCGTCTACCTGAGCAA GGACGAGCGGGGCGGCAGCTTTGTCCTCTTCGGCGCCATCGACCCCTTATACACCACCAACGGCATCACCTGGATCCCCCTCTCTGCCGAAACCTACTGGCAGATCCGCATGGACAG CGTCTCCATCGGTGGCGAGGGCATCGCCTGCGCCTTCGGCTGCCAGGCCATCGTGGACACGGGCACCTCGCTGCTGGCCGTGCCCGACAGAGCCCTCGGCGCCATCCTGAGCATCCTTGGTGCCAACTCCAACGGCGAG ATCAGCTGCAGCGCCGCCAGCAGACTGCCCAGCATCGTCTTCCACATCAACGGCAAAGCCTTCCCCGTGCCGCCCAGGGCCTACGTGCTGGAGGTGAGCATCCCACCGCGGGGAGGAACGGGGAGGGCCTGGGGGGGTGGTTCCGGGCAGCTGGTAACCACCACCATGTCCCCGCCGCAGAGCAATGGGTACTGCACCCTCGGCTTTCAAGGCATGGACGTCCCCACCGAGTCGGGCGAGCTCTGGATCCTTGGGGACGTCTTCATCCGCGAGTACTACGTCATCTTCAACAGGGCCACCAACATGGTGGGGCTGTCCCGGCTGCCCTGA
- the PGA5 gene encoding pepsin A-5 isoform X2: MRSKPEGASPPAWHKHPRIPAPLVDPRVDGEPSACHSPPPHDNISLKDVVITAPGAVCLSYQGWWPNKPGRDIRSRAGTGGTFPVSIRLRRWLLAGTMKLLLLLGLVALGHGLVSRVPLRKGKSLRQTLREHGLLEKYLKQHPFDPAAKYFRSRIAAEPLQNYLDNEYFGTISIGTPAQEFTVVFDTGSSNLWVPSVYCSSPACSNHNRFNPAESSTFISTNESLYIAYGTGSMSGVLGYDTVTVANIEVLNQMFGLAETEPGAFFYYTPFDGILGLAFPSIASSGATPVFDNMMMQNLVAKDLFSVYLSKDERGGSFVLFGAIDPLYTTNGITWIPLSAETYWQIRMDSVSIGGEGIACAFGCQAIVDTGTSLLAVPDRALGAILSILGANSNGEISCSAASRLPSIVFHINGKAFPVPPRAYVLESNGYCTLGFQGMDVPTESGELWILGDVFIREYYVIFNRATNMVGLSRLP; this comes from the exons ATGCGGAGTAAACCGGAGGGTGCTTCTCCCCCAGCCTGGCACAAGCATCCCCGCATCCCGGCCCCGCTGGTTGACCCCAGGGTGGATGGAGAGCCCTCAGCTTgccattcccccccgccccacgacAACATTTCCCTTAAGGACGTTGTGATAACTGCCCCCGGAGCCGTTTGCCTTTCTTATCAGGGATGGTGGCCAAACAAGCCGGGACGGGATATAAGGAGCCGGGCTGGGACGGGTGGCACATTCCCTGTGTCCATTCGCCTCAGGCGCTGGCTGTTAGCAGGCACCATgaagctgctcctgctccttggcTTGGTGGCCCTGGGCCACGGCCTCGTCTCCAG GGTCCCTCTGAGGAAGGGCAAGTCCCTGCGGCAGACCCTGCGGGAGCACGGCTTGCTGGAGAAATACCTGAAGCAGCACCCCTTCGACCCGGCCGCCAAGTACTTCCGCTCCCGCATCGCCGCCGAGCCCCTGCAGAACTACCTGGAC AACGAGTACTTCGGCACCATCTCCATCGGGACCCCAGCCCAGGAGTTCACCGTCGTCTTTGACACCGGCTCCTCCAACCTGTGGGTGCCCTCGGTGTACTGCTCCAGCCCCGCCTGCA GCAACCACAACCGCTTCAACCCCGCGGAATCCTCCACCTTCATCAGCACTAACGAAAGCCTCTACATCGCCTACGGCACCGGCAGCATGTCCGGCGTCCTGGGCTACGACACCGTCACC GTGGCGAACATCGAGGTCCTCAATCAGATGTTCGGGCTGGCTGAGACCGAGCCCGGCGCTTTCTTCTACTACACCCCCTTCGATGGCATCCTGGGGCTGGCTTTCCCCAGCATCGCCTCTTCCGGGGCCACCCCTGTCTTCGATAACATGATGATGCAAAACCTCGTGGCCAAGGACCTCTTCTCCGTCTACCTGAGCAA GGACGAGCGGGGCGGCAGCTTTGTCCTCTTCGGCGCCATCGACCCCTTATACACCACCAACGGCATCACCTGGATCCCCCTCTCTGCCGAAACCTACTGGCAGATCCGCATGGACAG CGTCTCCATCGGTGGCGAGGGCATCGCCTGCGCCTTCGGCTGCCAGGCCATCGTGGACACGGGCACCTCGCTGCTGGCCGTGCCCGACAGAGCCCTCGGCGCCATCCTGAGCATCCTTGGTGCCAACTCCAACGGCGAG ATCAGCTGCAGCGCCGCCAGCAGACTGCCCAGCATCGTCTTCCACATCAACGGCAAAGCCTTCCCCGTGCCGCCCAGGGCCTACGTGCTGGAG AGCAATGGGTACTGCACCCTCGGCTTTCAAGGCATGGACGTCCCCACCGAGTCGGGCGAGCTCTGGATCCTTGGGGACGTCTTCATCCGCGAGTACTACGTCATCTTCAACAGGGCCACCAACATGGTGGGGCTGTCCCGGCTGCCCTGA